A portion of the Lolium rigidum isolate FL_2022 chromosome 1, APGP_CSIRO_Lrig_0.1, whole genome shotgun sequence genome contains these proteins:
- the LOC124677681 gene encoding zinc finger A20 and AN1 domain-containing stress-associated protein 11-like — protein MAQRDNKVEEPTEVHLHAPEIALCANSCGFPANPATNNLCQNCFIAASSTSSSSTPSPPSPSSSSSQPAPQFPTLFDKPRAPAAQAASPVYVAVDRPAAGPADPKASRSSSVNRCHSCRKRVGLTGFRCRCGEMFCGSHRYSDRHDCSFDYKSAARDAIAKENPVVRAAKIVRF, from the coding sequence ATGGCGCAGCGGGAcaacaaggtggaggagccgacgGAGGTGCACCTGCACGCGCCGGAGATCGCGCTCTGCGCCAACAGCTGCGGCTTCCCGGCCAaccccgccaccaacaacctctgCCAGAACTGCTTCATCGCCgcatcatccacctcctcctcgtccaccccATCGCCAccatccccttcctcctcctcctcgcagcCGGCGCCGCAGTTCCCGACCCTCTTCGACAAGCCGAGGGCGCCCGCCGCGCAGGCGGCTTCGCCCGTGTACGTGGCCGTCGaccggccggccgccggcccCGCCGACCCCAAGGCGTCCAGGTCGTCGTCGGTCAACCGCTGCCACAGCTGCCGGAAGCGCGTGGGCCTCACGGGCTTCCGCTGCCGCTGCGGCGAGATGTTCTGCGGCTCGCACCGCTACTCCGACCGCCACGACTGCAGCTTCGACTACAAGTCGGCGGCCAGGGACGCCATCGCCAAGGAGAACCCCGTCGTGCGCGCCGCAAAGATCGTGAGGTTCTGA